In Acidobacteriota bacterium, a genomic segment contains:
- a CDS encoding RNA methyltransferase has protein sequence MRPEVITSLQNPLCKRLRQAASGRDRAAFLIEGRHLLVEALAARWPLETVLLREDLWSEWEGRLHTLVSEGKVHAATPRVVGKLTTQATSEGILAIGLRRSRPLPDAKPDLRFLYLDAVQDPVNTGILIRSARAFGFAGVFAGRGTCDPFRGTALFRSAGAAFHIPIWVLACEEFIGWARAQGLVLLAANARGEPLQRMSRPLGPFALVLGNEGRGLSPQLLEHCARRVAIPMTAGWDSLNVAAAGTVLMCHFAEAGSGSL, from the coding sequence ATGCGCCCCGAGGTCATCACGTCTCTTCAGAACCCCCTCTGCAAGAGGTTGCGTCAGGCGGCTTCGGGACGCGACAGGGCGGCATTCCTCATCGAGGGCAGGCACCTCTTGGTGGAGGCCCTCGCCGCCCGCTGGCCCCTTGAGACCGTCCTTCTCAGGGAGGACCTTTGGTCCGAGTGGGAAGGCAGACTCCACACCCTCGTTTCCGAAGGAAAGGTCCATGCGGCGACCCCCAGGGTGGTCGGAAAGCTGACGACGCAGGCTACGAGCGAGGGGATCCTGGCCATCGGACTCCGCCGATCTCGGCCTCTCCCCGATGCGAAGCCCGACCTCCGGTTTCTTTACCTCGACGCCGTTCAGGACCCGGTCAATACGGGCATTCTCATCCGCTCGGCCAGGGCCTTCGGATTCGCCGGAGTCTTCGCCGGCCGGGGCACCTGCGATCCGTTTCGGGGAACGGCCCTCTTCCGGAGCGCCGGCGCGGCCTTCCACATTCCCATTTGGGTCCTCGCGTGCGAGGAATTCATCGGGTGGGCCCGCGCGCAGGGCTTGGTGCTCCTTGCGGCCAACGCCCGAGGGGAGCCCTTGCAGCGCATGTCCCGCCCACTGGGCCCCTTCGCCCTTGTGCTCGGGAACGAAGGGAGGGGACTGTCGCCCCAGCTCCTCGAGCACTGCGCCCGCCGGGTGGCCATCCCCATGACGGCCGGGTGGGATTCTCTCAACGTCGCCGCGGCGGGGACGGTGCTCATGTGCCATTTTGCGGAGGCCGGCTCCGGCTCGTTGTGA